In Synechococcales cyanobacterium CNB, the following proteins share a genomic window:
- the dnaK gene encoding molecular chaperone DnaK (heat shock protein 70; assists in folding of nascent polypeptide chains; refolding of misfolded proteins; utilizes ATPase activity to help fold; co-chaperones are DnaJ and GrpE; multiple copies in some bacteria), giving the protein MVEHMAGNADKGVIVGIDLGTTNSLVAVCDERGPRTIDDQRGEALLPSVVRYEDDGKGGLRAVVGRDAAEAAIDHPLTTVSSVKRLMGRSVRDAAGDLPYLAYRVAPGERGTARVVLPIGGRQVALSPEEVSASILRELKDRASRALGEEVRRAVVTVPAYFDDAQRQATRHAGRLAGLEVVRIVNEPTAAALAYGIGATGTRREETVVVYDLGGGTFDVSVLRITPAQQEGDTAFFEALSTAGDTRLGGDDADHSLVALFATEVRAMLGLPPEGGASLDAFPPATRRALLAFARDVKHRLSDAEQASVEIAVNEREVYRRAVARAEYESMIRPFVDRTLDCCRRALRDARLDAASIDAVILVGGATRTPLVRNAVAEFFGRDPYVALDPDRVVALGAAVQAAILRGDRPGTLLLDVIPLSLGVETVGGAVAKLIFRNSAVPARAVERFSTSVDGQTSILLRVVQGEREMAADCRTLGEFHLRGIPPMPAGVPQVEVEFLIDANGVLTVRAVERRSGRRASLQVVPNHGLSAEEVDRIERESFAHAREDMTRHRIVDLVANSRLDLKWIGERLERHRAELDPAYAASLGRIADALRSLVEAADADWRSVDPNALHAAKEALDRESVRLQEIAIAASLRADSP; this is encoded by the coding sequence ATGGTCGAACACATGGCCGGGAACGCGGACAAGGGTGTGATCGTCGGCATCGACCTCGGCACCACGAACAGCCTCGTGGCCGTCTGCGACGAACGCGGCCCGCGCACCATCGACGACCAGCGCGGCGAAGCGCTTCTCCCGAGCGTCGTGCGCTACGAAGACGACGGCAAGGGCGGCCTGCGCGCCGTCGTCGGACGCGACGCGGCCGAGGCCGCGATCGACCACCCGCTCACCACGGTCTCCAGCGTCAAGCGCCTCATGGGCAGGAGCGTCCGGGACGCGGCCGGCGACCTGCCGTACCTCGCCTACCGCGTCGCCCCTGGCGAGCGAGGCACGGCCCGTGTCGTGCTCCCGATCGGCGGCAGACAGGTCGCGCTCTCGCCGGAGGAAGTCTCCGCGTCCATCCTCCGCGAACTCAAGGACCGCGCTTCACGAGCGCTCGGCGAAGAGGTCCGCCGCGCCGTCGTCACCGTCCCCGCGTACTTCGACGACGCTCAGCGCCAGGCCACGCGCCACGCGGGGCGGCTCGCGGGTCTTGAGGTCGTTCGCATCGTCAACGAGCCGACGGCCGCCGCGCTCGCCTACGGCATCGGCGCGACGGGCACGCGGCGAGAAGAAACCGTCGTCGTCTACGACCTCGGGGGGGGGACGTTCGATGTCTCCGTCCTGCGCATCACGCCCGCACAGCAAGAGGGCGATACCGCCTTCTTCGAGGCGCTCTCCACGGCCGGCGACACCCGCCTCGGCGGTGACGACGCCGACCACTCCCTCGTCGCTCTCTTCGCCACCGAGGTCCGCGCCATGCTCGGCCTCCCACCGGAGGGGGGGGCTTCGCTCGACGCCTTTCCTCCGGCCACGCGCCGCGCCCTGCTCGCTTTCGCCCGCGACGTCAAGCACCGCCTCAGCGACGCCGAGCAGGCAAGCGTCGAGATCGCCGTCAACGAGCGCGAGGTCTACCGCCGCGCTGTCGCACGCGCCGAGTACGAGTCCATGATCCGCCCGTTCGTCGATCGAACGCTCGACTGCTGCCGACGCGCCCTCCGCGACGCCCGCCTCGACGCCGCCTCCATCGACGCCGTCATCCTCGTCGGCGGCGCGACGCGCACGCCCCTCGTCCGCAACGCCGTCGCCGAGTTCTTCGGGCGCGACCCATACGTCGCCCTCGACCCCGACCGCGTCGTCGCCCTCGGCGCAGCCGTCCAGGCGGCCATCCTCCGCGGCGACCGCCCAGGCACCCTCCTGCTCGACGTCATCCCACTCAGCCTCGGCGTCGAAACCGTTGGCGGCGCGGTCGCCAAACTCATCTTCCGCAACAGCGCCGTCCCCGCGCGCGCCGTCGAACGCTTCTCCACCAGCGTGGACGGACAGACCTCCATCCTCCTCCGCGTCGTGCAGGGTGAGCGCGAGATGGCCGCCGACTGCCGAACCCTCGGCGAGTTCCACCTGCGAGGCATCCCACCCATGCCCGCTGGTGTGCCCCAGGTCGAGGTCGAGTTCCTCATCGACGCGAACGGCGTGCTCACGGTGCGCGCCGTCGAGCGCCGCAGCGGCAGACGCGCCTCCCTCCAGGTCGTCCCGAACCACGGCCTCTCCGCCGAGGAGGTCGATCGCATCGAGCGTGAGAGTTTCGCGCACGCCCGCGAGGACATGACACGCCACCGCATCGTGGACCTCGTCGCAAACAGCCGCCTCGACCTCAAGTGGATCGGCGAACGCCTCGAACGCCACCGTGCCGAACTCGACCCCGCCTACGCCGCGAGCCTCGGCCGGATCGCCGACGCGCTGCGCTCGCTCGTCGAGGCCGCCGACGCCGACTGGCGCAGCGTCGATCCCAACGCGCTCCACGCCGCCAAGGAAGCCCTCGACCGCGAGAGTGTGCGCCTCCAGGAGATCGCCATCGCCGCCTCTCTCCGCGCCGACTCCCCCTGA
- a CDS encoding nucleoside deaminase, whose protein sequence is MTDADRVALEAAYEQAVKSLKEGGIPIGSALVDAAGVVVARGHNLRVQTDDPTAHAEMVCIRNAGRRRDWHRLTLASTLSPCAMCSGTAALHRIPRVVIGENRTFQGREDWLRASGAEVVVVDDPRCVALMERFIRERPELWDEDIGVPGKET, encoded by the coding sequence ATGACCGACGCTGACCGCGTGGCCCTGGAGGCCGCCTACGAGCAGGCGGTGAAGTCGCTGAAAGAAGGGGGGATCCCGATCGGGTCCGCGCTGGTGGACGCGGCGGGGGTGGTCGTGGCGCGCGGGCACAACCTGCGTGTCCAGACGGACGACCCGACGGCGCACGCGGAGATGGTGTGCATCCGCAACGCGGGGCGGCGGCGAGACTGGCACCGGCTGACGCTGGCCTCGACGCTGTCGCCGTGCGCGATGTGCTCGGGGACGGCGGCGCTGCACCGCATCCCGCGAGTGGTGATCGGCGAGAACAGGACGTTCCAGGGACGTGAGGACTGGCTGCGCGCGTCGGGGGCGGAGGTGGTGGTCGTGGATGATCCGCGGTGCGTAGCGCTCATGGAGCGGTTCATCCGCGAGCGGCCGGAGTTGTGGGACGAGGACATCGGAGTGCCGGGAAAGGAAACGTGA